The following proteins are co-located in the Urocitellus parryii isolate mUroPar1 chromosome 15, mUroPar1.hap1, whole genome shotgun sequence genome:
- the LOC113175097 gene encoding uncharacterized protein LOC113175097 isoform X1: protein MPTNWISPQKPTTLAPEDHDSSYEAPKVTEPSPDFEKGSVSFRDVTIDFSREEWQHLDPAQRNLYRDVMQETYSHLLSVGYQVPESEVFMVEQGQEPWALQGENPHQSCPEELQQIGDQIVTYHQTGSKSINDTAFIKKIWTTKSHHEYEGITEIIHISPNIIPPSKRPHQCGSFGNVFKHNLDLYSHYRSNTSNSIKKMTECSKISSYTDDHEYTLIGEKLWNHNQSRTNLSYKQVPSRYQKIHTGEKSYDCAEFGKIFTHKSQLKVHMRVHTGEKLYVCIECGKAFVHKPEFITHQKTHTREKPYKCNECGKSFFQVSSLFRHHRIHTGEKLYECSECGKGFSYNSDLSIHQKIHTGERHHECGDCGKAFTQKSTLKMHQKIHTGERSYICIECGQAFIQKTHLVAHRRIHTGEKPYECSYCGKAFISKSQLQVHQRIHTRVKPYSCTEYGKVFNNSSNLVANKKVQIREKSSICAECGKAFTYRSELIIHQRIHTGEKPYECGDCGKAFTQKSALTVHQRIHTGEKSYVCTKCGLAFIQKAHLIAHQIIHTGEKPYKCGHCGKFFTSKSQLHVHKRIHTGEKPYMCNKCGKAFTNRSNLITHQKTHTGEKSYVCSKCGKAFTQRSDLITHQRIHTGEKPYECSTCGKAFTQKSHLNIHQKIHTGERQYECHECGKAFNQKSILIVHQKIHTGEKPYVCTECGRAFIRKSNFITHQRIHTGEKPYECSDCGKSFTSKSQLLVHQPIHTGEKPYVCGECGKAFSGRSNLSKHQKTHTGEKPYICSECGKTFRQKSELITHHRIHTGEKPYECSDCGKSFTKKSQLQVHQRIHTGEKPYVCAECGKAFTDRSNLNKHQTTHTGDKPYKCVVCGKGFVQKSVLNVHQSIHT from the exons gcccctaaggtcacagagccatccccggattttgaaaag GGATCAGTGTCCTTCAGGGATGTGACTATAGATTTCAGCAGAGAGGAATGGCAGCATCTGGATCCTGCTCAGAGAAACCTCTACCGGGATGTGATGCAGGAGACCTACAGCCACCTGCTCTCAGTAG GGTATCAAGTTCCTGAGTCAGAGGTTTTCATGGTGGAACAAGGACAGGAGCCGTGGGCACTGCAGGGTGAGAACCCACACCAGAGCTGTCCAG AAGAATTGCAACAGATTGGTGATCAGATAGTCACCTATCATCAAACAGgaagtaaatcaataaatgatacTGCTTTCATCAAGAAAATATGGACTACAAAGAGTCATCATGAGTATGAAGGCATTACAGAAATTATCCACATTAGCCCAAACATTATTCCCCCCTCCAAAAGACCCCACCAGTGTGGCTCATTTGGGAATGTCTTTAAACATAATTTAGATTTATACAGTCATTATAGAAGTAATACATCCAATAGCATTAAAAAGATGACTGAATGTAGTAAAATTTCTTCCTATACTGATGACCATGAGTATACTCTAATAGGAGAGAAATTATGGAACCATAATCAAAGTAGAACAAATCTCAGTTATAAACAAGTACCCTCTCGATATCAGAAAATTCATACGGGAGAGAAATCCTATGACTGTGCAGAATTTGGAAAGATCTTCACCCATAAATCACAGCTCAAGGTACATATGAGAGTTCATACAGGAGAAAAACTCTATGTATGTATTGAATGTGGCAAGGCTTTTGTGCATAAGCCAGAATTCATCACACATCAAAAAACCCATACTAGAGAAAAGCCCTATAAATGCAATGAATGTGGAAAGTCCTTTTTCCAAGTGTCTTCTCTCTTCAGGCATCatagaattcacactggagagaaactctATGAATGCAGTGAATGTGGGAAAGGCTTCTCTTATAACTCAGATCTCAGTATAcatcagaaaattcatactggagagagacACCATGAGTGTGGTGACTGTGGCAAAGCATTTACACAAAAGTCCACACTCAAGATGCATCAGAAAATTCATACAGGAGAGAGATCCTACATATGTATTGAATGTGGACAGGCCTTCATCCAGAAGACACACTTGGTTGCACACCgaagaattcatactggagaaaagccatatgAATGCAGTTactgtgggaaagccttcattTCCAAGTCTCAACTCCAGGTACATCAACGAATTCACACAAGAGTAAAGCCCTATTCATGTACTGAATATGGGAAGGTCTTCAACAATAGTTCTAACCTCGTTGCAAATAAGAAAGTTCAAATTAGAGAGAAATCATCCATATGTGCTgaatgtgggaaggcctttaCTTACAGGTCAGAGTTAATTATTcatcagagaattcacactggagagaaaccctatgaatgtggTGACTGTGGAAAAGCCTTTACTCAGAAGTCAGCACTCACAGTGcatcagagaattcatacagGAGAAAAATCCTATGTGTGCACAAAGTGTGGGCTGGCCTTCATCCAGAAGGCACACTTGATTGCACATCAAAttattcatactggagagaaaccttataaATGTGGTCACTGTGGGAAATTCTTTACTTCCAAGTCACAACTGCATGTGCATAAACGaattcacacaggagaaaaaCCTTACATGTGCAATAAATGTGGGAAGGCATTCACCAACAGGTCAAATCTCATCACACATCAGAAAACTCATACAGGAGAAAAGTCTTATGTATGTTCTAAATGTGGAAAGGCCTTTACTCAGAGATCAGACTTGATAAcacatcagagaattcataccggagagaaaccttatgaatGCAGTAcctgtggaaaagccttcacccAGAAGTCACACCTCAATATACACCAgaaaattcacactggagagaggcAGTATGAATGCcatgaatgtgggaaagccttcaatCAGAAATCAATACTCATTGTGCATCAGAAAATTCATACGGGGGAGAAACCCTATGTATGCACTGAATGTGGAAGAGCCTTCATCCGAAAGTCAAACTTCATTACTCATCAAAGaattcatacaggagagaaaccttatgaatGCAGTGATTGTGGGAAGTCCTTCACGTCCAAGTCTCAGCTGCTGGTACATCAGCCAATTCACACAGGCGAGAAACCCTATGTGTGTGGTGAATGTGGAAAGGCCTTTAGTGGCAGGTCAAATCTCagtaaacaccaaaaaacccacacaggagagaagccttacaTCTGTTCTGAATGTGGGAAGACCTTCAGACAGAAGTCAGAGTTGATTACACATcacagaattcatactggagagaaaccttatgaatGCAGTGACTGTGGGAAATCTTTCACTAAGAAATCTCAGCTCCAAGTGCATCAGCGAATTCACACAGGCGAAAAGCCTTATGTGTGTGCTgaatgtggcaaagcctttaCTGACAGGTCAAATTTGAATAAACACCAAACAACACACACTGGAGACAAGCCCTACAAGTGTGTAGTCTGTGGGAAAGGCTTTGTTCAGAAATCCGTGCTCAATGTGCACCAGAGTATTCACACTTAA